The Methanobacteriaceae archaeon genomic interval ATAAGCAACCAAACACTCCCTTCAGCACCCGCTACACCACCTGCAGCCACTAATTCTGCATCAGCACCAGACAACATTTTAATGGCATCAATTTCTGTGAAAACATCTCCTGTAACCGGAAGTATACGTGGGCCAGATACCCCTGGTTGATTCAGTTTATTTGCAATTTTATTAATATCAATATCAACTCTTTTTTCCAGTCCCACAGGTAAAATAAGTTTTACTCTACGACCTATATGTGCTTGTAAAGCTACTCCAATGGTTCCTCCCTTGGGGTGGCCAATATATATCCCTGCCTGATTTCGTGATAAATCTAAAAGATTAGCACCTTTAAAAATAACATCACCTTCACCAAGATCGTCCACCACATCAAATATGGTTTTTCCTTTTTGCCACTTCCCTTGAGTTATGATTACATCTCCAGGAAATCCTTTATTATCAGATAGCCTTCCATCATCTCTTCTTGGTTTTGATGGTGGCAATACAATACCTCTAAAGAATCTTTTTGCTGAAAACTCCTTATTTTGACCAATTTTTGATAAAATTTCCTCTGCGACGTATCCATTTGTGATGCCAGCAATTATGACTATGGTGCCAAATTTAAGAGCTTTATTTACAGAATTATCTTTGACCAATGCTTTAGCAATTAAACGTTTACCCGCAGCAGGTGTTATTAAATATTGTTTCATTAAATTCACCATTATAAGAAGTTTTTATAAAAAAATAGATATTTATTATAGTGATTTTTAAAATAATGTTTTTATAAGATGTTTTATGCATTTAATCTTCGATATTATCTAAGCACTGGGCGACCTTCATCAGCCCAGTAAGTTATACCACCCAGCATATTATAAACTTCATTAAATCCAAAATGAAGCATTACTTGCATGGCATTAGCACTTCTAATACCTGATTTACAATATAACAAATATTTTTTTCCTTTATCCATCGTTTGAATTTCTGCTTTGAAATTACTCTGATAATCCACATTTACTGCCCCTTCCAGATGGCCGCTTTGGAATTCTACAGGAGTTCTAACATCCCATAAAACAAAGTTAGGGTTATTAATATTTTCTTTTATAATTTCACTAGATTCTTGAGGAGTTACATCTTTAAATATTTGATTATCTGCCATTATATCACGTAATTATCTATGTTTGAAATAAGATATATATACTATTTATATTAGTTTTTCTTTCTAAAACAAGAGTTTAACTAATAATATCATAAACATCAAAGAATAAAGCATGAAATATGATAATTAGTATAATAATGCAAGCATTCTCTGCAATTATATAGGTTAAAATAATATTCAAAATTGATTTGGATAAATAATTATAAATCTTAGAATAATCGGCTGATAAAATGAATATCCAAGAAAATTAAATTAACATAAATACAATTATCAATTCTTAAAAAATTAAAAAAATACTAGTAAACCAAATAGAATCATGACAAAAAATCTATCTAAAATTATTAGTTAATAGAATAAGTCGAATTATACGTAAATTTAAAAAAACAATTTATTTTAATATAAAAAAAATGTATTAAAGGTTTTCACCTTTAAATTACATCATTGGAGGCATACCGCCAGGCATACCACCCATACCTTCCATACCTTCCATGTCTGCTCGGCCAGCACCGCTGGAAGCAATAACATCGTCGATTCGGAGGATCATTTCTGCGGCTTCAGATGCAGACTGAATAGCTTGTTTTTTGACCCTGTGAGGTTCAATAACTCCAGCTTTATACATATCAGTAACAGCACCTTCGAAAACATCTAATCCCATGTAAACAGAGTTTTCATGAGCAGCTCTTAAGTCCACGAGGGAGTCAATGCTGTCGAGACCTGCGTTTTCAGCTAAAGTTTTAGGGACAACTTCTAAAGCTTCTGCGAAGGCAGTGATAGCGAGTTGTTCTCTTCCACTGATAGCATCAGCATAGTCTTTTAAGCGTTTAGCGATTTCGATTTCAGGAGCTCCTCCACCAGCAACAACTTTACCATCTTCAACAGTAGCAGCTACTACTCCGATAGCATCATCAATTGCTCGCTCGATTTCACTAACCACATGGCCAGTAGATCCTCTAACTAGTAAGGTCACTGCTTTAGGTTCTTTGCAGTCTTCTACAAAGATCATTTCTTCACCAGAGATTTTCTTTTCAGATACTATTCCAGCATCTCCAAGATCATCAGCAGAGAGGTCTTCGATGTTAGTTACTACTTTAGCACCAGTTGCTTTGGATAATTTTTCGATATCAGACTTTTTGACTCTTCTAACAGCCATTACACCAGCTTTAGACAAGTAGTGTTGAGCTAAATCATCAATACCTTTTTGAGAGAATACAACATGAGCTCCGGTGTCGACGATGGATGAAACCATGTCTCGGATCATTTGTTCTTCTTGCTCAATGAAGGCTTGCATTTGAGTAGGGTCAGTGATTCTGATTTCAGCGTCCACTTCAGTTTCTTTAACTTCTATTGGACAGTTTAAGAGAGCTATTTTGGCGTCTTCCACTTTTTTAGGCATTCCAGGGTGTACTCGTTCTTTGTCTATGATTACACCTTGTACTAGCTTGGATTCTTCTACGATAGCACCGTCTTTCTTCTCGATTTTGATGTGGTCTATTTCCACTTCGCCGTCTTCTTCTACTTGTTTGACTGCGTCAACCACTAGTCTTGCTAATGGTTCACGAGCTTTTTCAGTTCCTTTTCCAGTCATAGCAGTCATGGCCACTTGAATTAAAGTTTCCTTGTCATCAGCATCTATAGAAATATCATTTAATATTTCTTGAGCTTTTTCAGCTGCTTGTCTGTATCCCATAGCCACTATGGTTGGGTGGATGTCCATGTCCAGTAGGTTTTCAGCTTTTTTGAGTAATTCACCAGCAATAATAACTGCTGTAGTGGTTCCATCTCCTACTTCGTCTTCTTGGGTTTTAGCTACTTCTACTAACATTTTAGCAGCAGGGTGCTCGATATCCATCTCTTTAAGGATAGTTACACCGTCGTTGGTTACAACGATATCTCCTAAAGAGTCGACTAACATTTTGTCCATTCCCTTAGGACCCAGGGTTGTTCTTACAGTCTCTGCTAAGACTTTTCCAGCTAATATATTCATTCTTTGAGCATCTCTTCCGATAAACCTGTTAGTACCTTCAGGTAGTACTAAAATAGGTTGTCCTGCTCCACTGTATTGTGCCACGATAATCACCTCTAAAATTATAATTGTTTTATTTTTCAATTTATTTTATGTTTTATGTTATTATCACTGGGTTAGAGGTTCTATAAATAGTTTTCTAAAGGAAATTTAATGAATTAATTAAAAATTTGTATTTAGTAAAAAATTTGCAAAAATATAATAAATATATAGTAAGAATCATCACTAGCACTATTATAATGAGTTAAATAATATAATAATAATACTTTAAATAATATTTATATTAACATATTTTCCTTCCAAAAATACTTATCTATCGATTTATAGAAAATATAAAATAGCATTGCTAGTGGTAAAATGACAACTAAAAGTAGAGGAAAAATAAAAAAAGAATATTCAAAGGATTATTCTTTATTTATAAAACAAAAAAATTCTTGTAATAGTTACAAATCTATCACTTTAATTCTATTAGTAGCAATATTTATTTTAAGTATCTCTTCAGCAGATACAGTCCAGGCCGATGAAGTTATTGGAAATATTAGTTACAATTCCAGTGATGATTCTGATGGACTAAATGATACTAATTCCAGTGAGAACACAACAACAAATTTAAATAAGTCTGAAATTGTTCATTCCGGTACAACAGTTGCATATTATATTGAAAAAAACAAAAAACTTCCAGATACTATTAGTATTGGTAAAAAAGTAATCACCATTAACCAGTATCTGTATGCAATAACCTCTTTTATTTCAGGATCTAACAATGTAACTCTTTTTAATGTATCTGGACAGATATACAGCGTCTCACGCTTTTCAACAAGTTATACTCTGAGTCAGTATACTGATCTAGCCAAAAGAACAAAAAATTATGTGTATAATTATCATAAGATTCTCCCTTATATTAGTTCAACACATG includes:
- a CDS encoding rhodanese-like domain-containing protein, whose translation is MADNQIFKDVTPQESSEIIKENINNPNFVLWDVRTPVEFQSGHLEGAVNVDYQSNFKAEIQTMDKGKKYLLYCKSGIRSANAMQVMLHFGFNEVYNMLGGITYWADEGRPVLR
- the thsA gene encoding thermosome subunit alpha produces the protein MAQYSGAGQPILVLPEGTNRFIGRDAQRMNILAGKVLAETVRTTLGPKGMDKMLVDSLGDIVVTNDGVTILKEMDIEHPAAKMLVEVAKTQEDEVGDGTTTAVIIAGELLKKAENLLDMDIHPTIVAMGYRQAAEKAQEILNDISIDADDKETLIQVAMTAMTGKGTEKAREPLARLVVDAVKQVEEDGEVEIDHIKIEKKDGAIVEESKLVQGVIIDKERVHPGMPKKVEDAKIALLNCPIEVKETEVDAEIRITDPTQMQAFIEQEEQMIRDMVSSIVDTGAHVVFSQKGIDDLAQHYLSKAGVMAVRRVKKSDIEKLSKATGAKVVTNIEDLSADDLGDAGIVSEKKISGEEMIFVEDCKEPKAVTLLVRGSTGHVVSEIERAIDDAIGVVAATVEDGKVVAGGGAPEIEIAKRLKDYADAISGREQLAITAFAEALEVVPKTLAENAGLDSIDSLVDLRAAHENSVYMGLDVFEGAVTDMYKAGVIEPHRVKKQAIQSASEAAEMILRIDDVIASSGAGRADMEGMEGMGGMPGGMPPMM